A window from Fragaria vesca subsp. vesca linkage group LG5, FraVesHawaii_1.0, whole genome shotgun sequence encodes these proteins:
- the LOC101297355 gene encoding uncharacterized protein LOC101297355, translating into MSLTCSHQTPVLFSSNPPHTRLPKPSLFPTTSLLKLPPTLFRNGSTSVTHRNNRFQLHANSSSDSDERQQVKPSSTSLLSFLCPLLKLFSGGDPSRERNFTLEVATSSLSTLARYPWGSRSNNSDSQDVTTLDPPMRLQLFEFEACPFCRRVREAMTELDLSAEVYPCPKGSIRHRELVNRSGGKEQFPFLIDPNTGISMYESGEIVRYLFQQYGKGRKPSPGLLESTLLTGWIPTILRAGRGMTLWERVSLEPPPEKLELYSYENNPYARIVREALCELELPYILQNVGQGSLRSKLLVDASGSKEVPYLIDPNTGTHVGDYKKILSYLFQTYSVAAV; encoded by the exons ATGTCTCTCACGTGCTCTCATCAAACACCCGTCCTCTTCTCCTCAAACCCACCTCACACTCGTCTCCCAAAACCTTCCCTCTTCCCCACCACTTCACTTCTGAAGCTTCCGCCGACCTTGTTCAGAAATGGCAGCACCTCTGTTACTCACAGAAACAACAGATTTCAACTCCATGCAAACTCATCCAGTGACTCGGACGAAAGACAACAAGTTAAACCATCATCAACCAGCCTCCTTTCTTTTCTTTGTCCCTTGCTCAAGCTCTTCTCC GGAGGAGATCCCTCTCGAGAACGGAACTTTACCTTGGAG GTAGCCACATCTTCCTTGTCTACGTTGGCTAGATACCCTTGGGGATCAAGATCAAATAATTCAGACAGCCAGGACGTCACTACCTTGGATCCTCCTATGCGTCTGCAGCTTTTTGAATTCG AGGCCTGCCCTTTTTGCAGGAGGGTTCGTGAAGCTATGACTGAACTAGATCTGTCAGCAGAG GTGTATCCTTGTCCAAAAGGTTCGATAAGACACAGAGAATTGGTTAACAGATCTGGTGGAAAAGAGCA ATTTCCTTTTCTTATTGATCCGAATACCGGCATATCAATGTATGAAAGCG GTGAAATCGTGAGATACCTTTTTCAGCAATATGGGAAAGGCAGAAAACCTTCACCGGGGCTTTTGGAAAG TACATTGCTGACAGGGTGGATTCCTACAATACTTCGAGCAGGTAGAGGAATGACATTGTGGGAAAGGGTGAGCTTAGAGCCACCACCTGAAAAGCTGGAGCTTTACTCATACGAAAATAATCCG TATGCACGAATTGTGCGTGAGGCACTTTGTGAGTTGGAGCTTCCGTACATCCTACAGAATGTAGGACAAGGGTCCCTGCGGTCTAAGCTGCTTGTTGATGCATCAGGGTCCAAAGAG GTTCCCTACTTGATTGATCCCAACACTGGTACTCATGTTGGTGACTACAAGAAGATCCTGTCTTACTTGTTCCAGACATATTCAGTAGCCGCTGTATAG
- the LOC101298229 gene encoding TMV resistance protein N-like — translation MAKRKAQGSLSSSSSKPRHWMYDVFLSFRGEDTRNTFTGHLYAALKQAGVNAFIDDNELRRGEDITAELVRAIQGSRIAVIVFSKRYADSSWCLEELVKIMECRRTLRQMVFPVFVDVDPSNVRRQIGSFAEAFRKHEQRLVLEKEKVLRWRAALTEAANLSGWDLNNTANGHEAKFISKIVTEITRHLNNTYLYEAVYPVGIDSRVKEMSKHLGDKLDDVRMIGILGMGGIGKTTIAKAIYNKFCDSFEGASFLANVRETTKQPNGHVRLQEQLLCDVLKTTKIKVGSVDRGINMIKERLRCRRVLVIIDDIDQLDQQYAIAGSSDWFGLGSRIVVTTRDEHLLKQLNVDSIYLAPEMNETEALELFSWHAFRSSHPDKEHSELSSSIVACYGGLPLALEVLGSFLFGRSIAEWKSALDKWKTIPPGQIQEKLRVSFDGLNDDTEKNIFLDISCFFIGMDKKHVSQILDGCGFFAEIGITVLLERRLVTVCEKNKLMVHDLLRDMGREIVRAKSPSDPGKRSRLWHPTDVTDVLTEHSGTEDIQGLTLSLLESNETSFSTQAFANMKRLRLLQLKFVQLSGGYEHLSNSLRWLCWRGFPLKFLPNNFNLPHVVSIDLRYSKLVQAWTESRMLKKLKILNLSHSHYLRQSPDFSKLPKLEKLILKGCKSLSEVHQTIGDLEGLALVNLQDCKMLRELPVTFSKLKGIETLILSGCSKFEKLTKDLGEMVSLRTLLADDTAIREIPSSITKLKNLERLSLCGLKQPPSNLFPTRFWSFLLPRRYVKFPPSLFGLGALKELYLRDCNLTDGSIPKGIGSLSALEDLDLSGNSFHRLPSLRGLSELVTLILNNCTNLYAIPELPPTRLAVLSADGCTALERMPNLSEMKTLSKLNLRDSPKLTEIPGLDKPSNFMLQIQMEGCTNISETVKESILLQGWSYASNFGGIYLPGTDIPEWFTYVADGGRVSFQVPQTVGCDLKGLTLCIIYSSFSNSQSINNISVFVINHTKLTSFWVQPSSPQNIISSGVLWQGRLSNRTINLEGGDFVEVCVAIGSCFEVSKIGVNLVLEEYISIDVHEFESFPYPYFRQDKYDEGEITSKRDLADNVAGPSHHSSDSSSEMSTDEI, via the exons ATGGCTAAAAGAAAAGCTCAAGGATCTCTGTCTTCGTCTTCCTCAAAACCAAGACATTGGATGTACGACGTGTTCTTGAGCTTCAGAGGCGAAGACACACGTAACACCTTCACCGGCCACCTCTACGCGGCGCTGAAACAGGCCGGAGTCAATGCCTTCATTGACGACAACGAACTCAGAAGAGGGGAAGACATAACGGCCGAACTCGTGCGGGCCATCCAAGGGTCGAGAATCGCCGTGATTGTGTTCTCGAAGAGGTATGCGGATTCGAGTTGGTGTCTGGAGGAGTTGGTCAAGATCATGGAGTGTAGAAGAACACTAAGGCAAATGGTGTTCCCAGTTTTCGTTGACGTTGATCCTTCCAATGTGAGAAGACAGATTGGTAGTTTCGCAGAAGCGTTTCGGAAACATGAACAGAGGTTAGTGTTGGAGAAGGAAAAGGTACTCAGGTGGAGAGCTGCTCTTACTGAAGCTGCAAATTTGTCTGGCTGGGATCTGAATAACACTGCAAATGG GCATGAAGCAAAGTTTATCAGCAAAATTGTTACGGAGATAACTAGGCACTTGAACAACACATACCTATATGAAGCGGTCTACCCGGTAGGAATCGATTCTCGGGTGAAAGAAATGAGTAAGCATTTAGGTGATAAGCTAGATGATGTTAGAATGATTGGAATTTTGGGTATGGGTGGGATAGGGAAAACAACTATTGCCAAAGCCATATACAACAAATTTTGTGATAGCTTTGAAGGTGCTAGTTTTCTGGCAAATGTTAGGGAAACTACAAAACAACCGAATGGGCATGTTCGTTTGCAAGAACAGCTTCTTTGTGATGTCTTGAAAACAACCAAGATAAAGGTCGGAAGTGTTGATAGAGGGATCAATATGATAAAAGAAAGACTTCGATGTAGAAGGGTACTTGTCATAATCGATGATATAGATCAACTAGACCAGCAATATGCAATAGCTGGAAGCAGTGACTGGTTTGGTTTAGGAAGTAGAATTGTTGTCACAACCCGAGATGAACATCTGCTAAAGCAACTTAACGTGGATTCAATATATCTGGCTCCAGAAATGAATGAAACAGAGGCTCTTGAACTCTTTAGTTGGCATGCCTTCAGAAGTAGTCATCCTGATAAAGAACATTCTGAACTTTCAAGTAGTATAGTTGCTTGCTATGGAGGCTTGCCACTAGCTCTTGAAGTTTTAGGATCTTTTCTGTTTGGAAGAAGCATAGCTGAGTGGAAAAGTGCACTGGATAAATGGAAGACAATTCCTCCTGGCCAAATTCAGGAAAAGCTCAGAGTAAGCTTTGACGGACTAAACGATGATACAGAGAAGAATATATTTCTTGACATATCTTGTTTCTTTATAGGAATGGACAAGAAACATGTCAGTCAAATATTGGATGGTTGTGGGTTTTTTGCAGAAATAGGAATCACTGTCCTCCTTGAGCGACGCCTTGTAACTGTATGTGAAAAGAACAAGCTGATGGTGCATGATTTGCTTCGAGACATGGGCAGAGAAATTGTTCGTGCAAAGTCCCCCAGTGACCCTGGAAAGCGTAGTAGATTGTGGCATCCTACAGATGTAACAGATGTATTGACAGAACATTCT GGAACTGAAGATATTCAAGGGCTCACTCTAAGTTTGCTAGAATCCAATGAGACTAGTTTCAGCACACAAGCATTTGCAAATATGAAAAGATTAAGATTGCTCCAACTCAAATTCGTGCAGCTCAGTGGAGGCTATGAGCATCTTTCTAACTCGTTAAGGTGGCTGTGCTGGCGTGGATTCCCTCTTAAGTTCCTACCAAACAACTTTAATTTACCACATGTGGTTTCTATTGACCTGCGATATAGCAAACTTGTACAAGCTTGGACTGAATCTAGG ATGCTTAAGAAGCTGAAGATTCTAAATCTCAGTCATTCCCATTACTTGAGACAATCACCAGACTTTTCAAAACTTCCTAAGCTCGAGAAGTTGATACTCAAAGGCTGTAAGAGTTTGTCCGAGGTTCACCAGACCATTGGAGATCTTGAAGGACTTGCTTTGGTAAATCTTCAAGACTGTAAGATGCTCAGGGAGCTCCCAGTGACTTTCTCCAAGTTGAAAGGTATTGAAACTCTTATTCTTTCTGGCTGTTCAAAATTTGAAAAGTTGACTAAGGACTTAGGTGAGATGGTATCCTTGAGAACTCTGCTAGCAGATGACACAGCCATAAGAGAAATACCATCTTCCATAACAAAGTTGAAGAACCTAGAACGTTTATCTTTATGTGGCCTGAAACAACCACCATCAAACTTGTTTCCAACTCGCTTCTGGTCTTTTCTGTTGCCAAGAAGATATGTAAAATTCCCTCCATCATTATTTGGTTTGGGGGCTTTGAAAGAACTGTATCTTAGAGACTGCAATTTAACTGATGGTTCAATTCCCAAGGGTATTGGGAGTCTATCAGCTTTGGAAG ATTTGGATCTAAGTGGCAATAGTTTCCATAGGCTTCCAAGCCTCAGGGGACTTTCTGAGCTAGTCACTCTAATTTTAAATAATTGCACAAACCTCTATGCAATCCCAGAACTACCCCCAACACGTTTGGCGGTGCTGAGTGCAGATGGTTGCACTGCACTGGAAAGAATGCCGAATCTTTCTGAAATGAAGACCTTGTCTAAGTTGAATCTCAGAGATTCTCCTAAACTAACTGAGATTCCCGGCTTGGATAAGCCATCCAATTTTATGCTACAAATTCAAATGGAAGGGTGCACTAATATCAGTGAAACTGTTAAGGAGAGCATACTACTACAG GGATGGAGTTATGCTAGCAACTTTGGTGGCATTTATCTCCCAGGAACTGACATTCCTGAGTGGTTTACATATGTTGCTGATGGTGGCCGTGTCTCTTTTCAAGTGCCTCAAACTGTTGGCTGTGACCTGAAAGGGTTGACCCTGTGCATCATTTATTCTAGTTTTTCGAACAGTCAATCTATAAATAATATTTCCGTATTTGTTATAAATCATACCAAGCTCACCAGTTTTTGGGTTCAACCGTCGTCACCGCAGAACATTATTTCCAGTGGAGTTCTTTGGCAGGGACGCTTGTCAAACAGAACGATCAATTTGGAAGGCGGAGACTTCGTAGAGGTTTGTGTAGCAATTGGTTCTTGCTTCGAAGTGAGTAAAATAGGGGTCAATCTTGTATTGGAAGAATATATCTCAATAGATGTGCATGAGTTTGAGTCTTTCCCATATCCT
- the LOC101297939 gene encoding defensin-like protein-like, with protein sequence MMGRKCLVVFFLLFIVLASQDMIVPSEARVCESQSHGFHGTCIRAHNCALVCRHEGFSGGRCRGFRRRCFCTRRC encoded by the exons ATGATGGGGAGGAAATGTCTGGTTGTTTTCTTCTTGCTCTTCATTGTTCTCGCTTCAC AAGATATGATAGTGCCAAGTGAGGCTAGGGTTTGCGAGTCGCAGAGTCATGGTTTCCATGGGACATGCATTCGCGCCCATAACTGTGCTCTCGTCTGCAGGCACGAGGGTTTCTCCGGTGGCAGATGCCGCGGCTTCCGGCGCCGATGCTTTTGCACTCGAAGATGTTGA